The window AGAAACTATAAGACAAGTTTTAAACTATAACATAGATCTCTCTATAGAAAACAAGCGAGGCGAAGATGCAATATTAAATTCCATTCGAGCTAATGATAAAGAAATAGTTAATCTTATTTTGAACTACAAGAAGAATATCTACGAGCTTAACTTAAACAAAAAATATAAATCAGGAACTACGGTATTAATAAGTGCAATATTCCATAGGATAAATTCTGATATAATTAGATCAATTTTAGATTATAAGAAAGATACTTATATTATTGATATAAATACTACAACTAATAATCATGAAACCGCATTAATATATGCATGTCAAAATAATAATACAGAAACAGTTAAGCTGCTATTAAACTATAAACCTAATATAATTACACTCAATATTAATAACAAATCTAAGGTTTATGGATACTCAGCTTTACTATTTGCAGTTATCAATAACAATTTAGATATAGTTAAATTATTACTTGATTATAAACCAGACATTATTACTGTTAATGTAAATCAAATACAAAAAGTAACACGTTTTGAAAGAATTCCTAAAAATCGTACACTTATCCTTATTGCTACAATGAATAACAATACTGAAATGATTGATTTACTTTTAAATTATAAATCAGAGCAAATAACACTTGATTTAAATATGCCTGATGTTAGTAATATGACAGCTTTACTTTGGGCTATCAAGAATAACAATATCGATATAGTAAATTCTCTACTAAATTATAAATATGATAAATATACTATAGATATTAATTTTATAGGACTCTATAATCAAACCGCTTTAATTTGGGCCGTTAAAAACAATCACAGCGAAATTGTAAGAGCTCTTCTTAATTATAAAACTACTATCGATATTAACTTTAGAGATAAATATGATAAAAGTGCTTTAAGCTGGGCTATTTATAATCAAAATACCGAAATAATAGAACTATTATTAAGTTATCAAAAAGATAATTATATTATAGATCTTAATTACCTAGATAAAAATCAAGATACTTATTTAATTTTAGCAACTAAAATTAATAATGTAAAAATTGTCCAATTGATTCTCAATTATCGTGTTAAGGATTATATAATTAATATTAATAGCCAAGATAAACATGGCAAAACTGCTTTAATTTATGCTATTGAAAAAAATAATATTGATATAGTTAAAGCTCTTTTAAATTATAAATATCAGATCATTGACATTAATTTACAAGACCATAATAAATCTAATGCTTTAATGTACTCTATATCTAAAAACAATTTTGATATTGTTAAAATGCTTTTAAACTATAACTATACTATCGATTTAGATATAAAAAATAGTAATGGCAGAACTGCTTTAATGATCGCATCTAAGAAAAATAATATTGATATAGTTAATCTTATTCTTAATTACAAAATTAAACCTAATATTGATGCCCAAGATTTTTATGGCTATACAGCTCTTATTATAGCTACAAGAAGAAATAATATTGAAGCAGTAAAAGCTCTTTTAGATCATAATGCTAATAAATCGATTAAAGATAATTATTTTTATACTGCTTTAGATTACGCCAAAGAGCTAAAAATTAGCCAGTTAATTAAGTTACTTTCATAAAAATCTATAAACATTTTCAAAGGATATTATGTTTCCATATAGAATTGTATCTGATTATATACTTTATATACAATTTAGAAAAAATTTAAAAATTTTAGCACCTCCTCTTTGGATCTTAGAAATCTTAAAAAAAGATATTCTTTATCTTATTGAAGAAAATAAGATAAAAGTTAGTCCAAATTTAACAAGATTTATTCAAAGACTAAATAAAAATGTTGATAAAAGCTATCTAAAGTCCATAGAACATCAAGATCGGAATCCCTTAAATTACTCATCTTATTCTTTTACTTTAAAATTTCCCTATACAGGAGATAACCTAACTACTTTTGTTAATTTAGTTGAATTGGCTGTTAAAAAAGGCATACATCAAGGTTCATATGAGATTGATCTTGAAACACTAAAGAAGTTTGAAAAGGATATTGAAAAATTTAGAAACCTTCAAAGTACCCGCCAAGAAGATTTACTCTTAAGCGAATCTGCCGAAGTAATAGAATTTATTAATGAAAAAGAATATAAAATAGTTTCTACTGCTAACTTTCTTCTTTATGGTATTTTTCTAGATGAGAGATTTACACTTATGCATCATATGCTTTATTTATTAAACTCAAGAACCAATATGGTAATTAAATTTAGAGATACAGTAAAAGACATTCTGGATGATCATAATAAAAAATCCCAATCTTGGCTATATCGTATGTTTGGATGGTTAGAATGGTAACAAATAAATTAGTAAAAACTAAGTTAATGTATGCAGTTCTTGAAGATAATATTAAAGAAGTAGAATCTCTCTTAAATCAAGGTGTTGATGTAAATTTTCAAGATGCATTAGGTTATACTGCTCTTATGCACACTGTTGAATTGAATTACAAGCCTATTGCTCAATTACTTATTGATCATGGTGCCGATGTTAATATTAAAAACAATATTGGATTTTCACCATTGATGCATGCTGTTTATTTTGCACAAGATAAATATATGACAAAATTTCTTCTTGATAATAAAGCAAATGCTGATGATGCATTTACACTTGCTGTTATCAAACAAAATGAAGAACTAATTAAACTTTTAATTGAATATAATACCGATATTAATTCCAAAGACCCTTTTACTGGTAAGACCGCTTTAATGTGGTCTCTTTATTTTTACTATACTACTTATCTTGGCTATATTCCTCTTGATATTACCTTTCATCAGTGTTTTAGCTATATCATTCTTGAGACATATTTTCCTAGCCTACTAGAGGACAAGAAAAAACAGTTAAAATTTATGTCTTTCTTATTTCAACAAAATTCTATAGATGTTAATTCTACTGATAATTATGGATACAATGCTTTAATGGTTGCTACAAAGCTTGATAACAAAAGATTTTTCAGATTTGAAGTAGACTCTGGCATAATGAAAGATAAACTTAAAAATTTAGATATTAATTCCAAAGAATATAAAACTATAAAATCTGAATTAGATGAATTAACATATTCTCCTGATTTAGTTAAGTTTTTTCTTGATCAAAAAAATTATACTTTTGACCTAAATTATAAAAATTATCTAAATAGCAATCCTTTAATATACACCATACAATCTTATAATTACTATTTGATTAAGTTATTTTTAAGTTATAAGCAAGACATTTATACAATTGATATTAATAATCTTAAAGATAGTAATGGAAATAATGTTTTACAAAAGGCCATAATAAATAAGGATATTGAAACCGTAAAACAAATTTTGCAATACAAACATGATACTTATAATATAGACCTTTATTCTCAAGATAAAAAAGGAAGTGATATTTTAAGATCAGCTATACAAAGAGATAATTTAGATATATTAAATCTTATTTTAAATTATAAGAAACAAACTACTACTCTTGATCTTAACAAAAAATACAATATTTTTCTTAGCAACAATGATATTTTTATTACAACAGTTTTAATTACAGGAGTTAAAGGCAATAACATTGAAATTGTAAGATCAATATTAAACTATAAACCTGAAATTATCTCCCTAAATATTAATGCTAAGAACAATTATAACGGTACAGCATTAATATATGCCTCTCAAAATAACAACAAAGATATGGTAAAGTTAATATTAGATTATAAGTCAGATATTATTACTGTTGATATAAATAATAAACTCAATACCATTGAATACACAGCTTTACTATTTGCAGTTATCAATAACAATTTAGATATAGTTAAATTATTATTTAATTATAAATCAGATATTATTACTGTTGATGTAAATCAAATTCAAAAAATAACATACTTTGAACGAATTCCTAAAAATCGTACCCTTATCCTTATTGCTACGATGAATAACAATACTGAAATGATTGATTTACTTTTAAATTATAAATCAGAGCAAATAACACTTGATTTAAATATGCCTGATGTTAGTAATATGACCGCTTTACTTTGGGCTATCAAGAATAACAATATCGATATAGTAAATTCTCTACTAAATTATAAACATGATACATATACTATAGATATTAATTTTATAGGATCCTATAATCAAACTGCTTTAATTTGGGCTGTTAAAAATAATAATACTGCAATTGTCAAAGCTCTTCTTAATTATAAAGCTACTATAGACATCAATTTTAGGAATAAATATGATAAAAGTGCTTTAAGTTGGGCTATTGGTAATCAAAATACCGAAATAGTTGAATTACTATTAAATTATCAAAAAGATAATTATATTATAGATCTTAATTACGTAGATAAAAATCAAGATACTTATTTAATTTTAGCAACTAAAATTAATAATGTAAAAATTGTCCAATTGATTCTCAATTATCGTGTTAAGGATTATATAATTAATATTAATAGCCAAGATAAACATGGCAAAACTGCTTTAATTTATGCTATTGAAAAAAATAATATTGATATAGTTAAAGCTCTTTTAAATTATAAATATCAGATCATTGACATTAATTTACAAGACCATAATAAATCTAATGCTTTAATGTACTCTATATCTAAAAACAATTTTGATATTGTTAAAATGCTTCTAAACTATAATTATACTATCGATTTAGATATAAAAAATAGTAATGACAGAACAGCTTTAATGATTGCATCTAAGAAAAACAATATTGATATAATTAGCCTTCTTCTTAATTATAAAGTCAAACCTAACATGGATGCCCAAGATTTTTATGGCTATACAGCTCTGATTATAGCTACTAGAAAAAATAATATTGAAGCAGTAAAAGCTCTTTTAGAACATAATGCTAATAAATCTATTAAAGATAATTATTTTCATACTGCTTTAGATTACGCCAAAGAGCTAAAAATTAGCAAGTTAATTAAATTACTTTCATAAAAATCTATAAATTTTTCAAAGGATATTATGTTTCCATATAGAATTGTATCTGATTATATACTTTATATACAGTTTAGAAAGAATCTAAAAATTTTAGCTCCTCCTCTTTGGATCTTAGAGATCTTAAAAAAAGATATTCTTTATCTTATTGAAGAAAATAAGATAGAAGTTAATTCAGATTTAATAAGATTTATTCAAAGACTAAATAAAAAAGTTGATAAAAGCTATCTAAAGCACATAGAACATGAAGATCGAAATCCCTTAAATTACTCATCTTATTCTTTTACTTTAAAATTTCCTTATACAGATGATAACCTCA of the Candidatus Babela massiliensis genome contains:
- a CDS encoding ankyrin repeat domain-containing protein; translated protein: MVTNKLVKSELMYAVLENNIKEVETLLNQGVDVNFQDALGYAALMHAVELNYKSISKLLIDHGADVNIKNNIGFSPLMHVVYFSQDKYMAKFLLDNKANADDAFTLAVIKQNEELIKLLIEYNTDINSKDPFTGKTALMWSLYFYYTTYLGYIPLDFAFHQCFSYIILETYFPSLWHDREKQLKFMSFLFQQSSIDVNTIDNYGYNALMIATKLDNKYFSRYNVKTHILKDKLEKLDNNSNEYKTIKSELDKLAYSPDLVQFFLDGNNKFDINYKNKLQSNSLIYSLKYYNPYLIDLFLNYNKNTFTLDLNNLKDNYGNNTLNKAILNKDKETIRQVLNYNIDLSIENKRGEDAILNSIRANDKEIVNLILNYKKNIYELNLNKKYKSGTTVLISAIFHRINSDIIRSILDYKKDTYIIDINTTTNNHETALIYACQNNNTETVKLLLNYKPNIITLNINNKSKVYGYSALLFAVINNNLDIVKLLLDYKPDIITVNVNQIQKVTRFERIPKNRTLILIATMNNNTEMIDLLLNYKSEQITLDLNMPDVSNMTALLWAIKNNNIDIVNSLLNYKYDKYTIDINFIGLYNQTALIWAVKNNHSEIVRALLNYKTTIDINFRDKYDKSALSWAIYNQNTEIIELLLSYQKDNYIIDLNYLDKNQDTYLILATKINNVKIVQLILNYRVKDYIININSQDKHGKTALIYAIEKNNIDIVKALLNYKYQIIDINLQDHNKSNALMYSISKNNFDIVKMLLNYNYTIDLDIKNSNGRTALMIASKKNNIDIVNLILNYKIKPNIDAQDFYGYTALIIATRRNNIEAVKALLDHNANKSIKDNYFYTALDYAKELKISQLIKLLS
- a CDS encoding ankyrin repeat domain-containing protein, with product MVTNKLVKTKLMYAVLEDNIKEVESLLNQGVDVNFQDALGYTALMHTVELNYKPIAQLLIDHGADVNIKNNIGFSPLMHAVYFAQDKYMTKFLLDNKANADDAFTLAVIKQNEELIKLLIEYNTDINSKDPFTGKTALMWSLYFYYTTYLGYIPLDITFHQCFSYIILETYFPSLLEDKKKQLKFMSFLFQQNSIDVNSTDNYGYNALMVATKLDNKRFFRFEVDSGIMKDKLKNLDINSKEYKTIKSELDELTYSPDLVKFFLDQKNYTFDLNYKNYLNSNPLIYTIQSYNYYLIKLFLSYKQDIYTIDINNLKDSNGNNVLQKAIINKDIETVKQILQYKHDTYNIDLYSQDKKGSDILRSAIQRDNLDILNLILNYKKQTTTLDLNKKYNIFLSNNDIFITTVLITGVKGNNIEIVRSILNYKPEIISLNINAKNNYNGTALIYASQNNNKDMVKLILDYKSDIITVDINNKLNTIEYTALLFAVINNNLDIVKLLFNYKSDIITVDVNQIQKITYFERIPKNRTLILIATMNNNTEMIDLLLNYKSEQITLDLNMPDVSNMTALLWAIKNNNIDIVNSLLNYKHDTYTIDINFIGSYNQTALIWAVKNNNTAIVKALLNYKATIDINFRNKYDKSALSWAIGNQNTEIVELLLNYQKDNYIIDLNYVDKNQDTYLILATKINNVKIVQLILNYRVKDYIININSQDKHGKTALIYAIEKNNIDIVKALLNYKYQIIDINLQDHNKSNALMYSISKNNFDIVKMLLNYNYTIDLDIKNSNDRTALMIASKKNNIDIISLLLNYKVKPNMDAQDFYGYTALIIATRKNNIEAVKALLEHNANKSIKDNYFHTALDYAKELKISKLIKLLS